A genomic segment from Fibrobacter sp. encodes:
- a CDS encoding NADH-quinone oxidoreductase subunit N, protein MNSIINLLPVILVAVGALITLAAEPFVKDDNKHKVLPWVATLFVALGAGAFALVQNDTFFNLYAMDPVRRLLGVAIFLCAFLGIAGLQWTLGHEKFKGGEAYGLLLLATCGATLMTQAIDYLALFLGMELASFPIYALVGLRRKDVNANEGAFKYFVSGSVFSAIFLYGVALMYGATGTTHFFGAVIPGREAIYGMGILFAIVGLLFKAGAAPVHFWVADVYTGASVAVTAFMAAVVKVGALAALASVWLGILVTRAGIQANVWNLSEQVTIAGQSKALFYVVLIVAVLSIVFGAFGGLAQKSVRRILAYSAVMNAGFIVLGLLLPNYLENGTVQMGAMFYFLVTYAIGSAGALTGIAYLSGREDRHENLCDLQGRGRKRPFVALGVTVCLASLAGLPPVAGFLAKFTLFTEAWAGGMGWVAALAFALSLVAAVYYLRIAFVLFMPAKAECECKCCCEKSAPYSYLLKFGVTIAALALLVIGVLPKLALLA, encoded by the coding sequence ATGAATAGCATTATCAATCTCTTGCCGGTTATCCTGGTCGCTGTTGGCGCCCTCATTACCTTGGCTGCAGAACCGTTCGTCAAGGACGACAACAAGCACAAGGTGCTTCCCTGGGTTGCAACCCTCTTCGTTGCTCTCGGTGCAGGCGCTTTCGCTCTCGTCCAGAACGACACTTTCTTTAACCTCTACGCAATGGATCCTGTCCGCCGCCTGCTGGGTGTGGCTATCTTCCTTTGCGCATTCCTCGGCATTGCCGGCCTCCAGTGGACTCTCGGTCACGAAAAGTTCAAGGGTGGTGAAGCCTACGGTCTGTTGCTCCTCGCTACCTGCGGTGCAACCCTCATGACCCAGGCTATCGACTACTTGGCCCTCTTCCTGGGCATGGAACTGGCTAGCTTCCCGATCTACGCTCTCGTAGGCCTCCGTCGTAAGGACGTGAACGCTAACGAAGGTGCTTTCAAGTACTTCGTTTCCGGTTCCGTCTTCAGCGCCATCTTCCTCTACGGTGTGGCTCTCATGTACGGTGCAACTGGTACCACTCACTTCTTCGGTGCAGTGATCCCGGGCCGCGAAGCTATCTACGGAATGGGTATCCTCTTTGCCATCGTCGGCCTCCTCTTCAAGGCTGGCGCTGCTCCGGTTCACTTCTGGGTCGCTGACGTCTACACCGGCGCATCCGTTGCTGTGACCGCTTTCATGGCCGCAGTGGTCAAGGTCGGCGCTCTCGCTGCCCTCGCTTCTGTATGGCTGGGCATCCTCGTTACCCGCGCTGGCATTCAGGCTAACGTATGGAACCTCTCTGAACAGGTGACTATCGCCGGTCAGTCCAAGGCTCTCTTCTACGTCGTGCTTATCGTTGCCGTGCTCTCCATTGTGTTCGGTGCATTCGGCGGTCTCGCTCAGAAGTCCGTCCGTCGCATCTTGGCTTACTCCGCTGTGATGAACGCTGGTTTCATCGTGCTCGGCCTCCTTTTGCCGAACTACCTTGAAAACGGCACCGTCCAGATGGGCGCTATGTTCTACTTCCTCGTGACCTACGCCATCGGTTCTGCAGGTGCCCTCACCGGTATCGCATACCTCTCTGGCCGCGAAGACCGTCACGAAAACCTCTGCGATCTCCAGGGTCGCGGTCGCAAGCGTCCGTTCGTGGCTCTCGGCGTAACCGTGTGCTTGGCAAGCCTTGCCGGCCTTCCGCCTGTTGCCGGCTTCCTCGCAAAGTTCACCTTGTTCACCGAAGCATGGGCTGGTGGCATGGGCTGGGTTGCAGCTCTCGCATTTGCCCTCTCCCTGGTGGCCGCTGTGTACTACCTCCGCATTGCCTTCGTTCTCTTCATGCCGGCTAAGGCTGAATGTGAATGCAAGTGCTGCTGCGAAAAGAGCGCACCCTATAGCTACCTTCTCAAGTTCGGCGTTACCATCGCAGCTCTCGCTCTGTTGGTGATCGGCGTCCTTCCGAAGCTCGCTCTCCTCGCTTAA